The following nucleotide sequence is from Ferruginibacter lapsinanis.
ATAAGATCCGCTATATTTTTTCCGTGTGACGCAATAATGGGATAACTAAAATTTTGTCCGAAACCAGGACAGAAACAATGGAGGAATACTATTGTTAAAAGTTGTTTCATTAGATGGTACTTAACATTTGCATTTATACTATTACCCAAAAACAATCTACAAAATTTGTATTGTTATTGTGTCAATGCAATTTATTGGTTTTTTGTATAAATAAGGGCAGTCTGTAAAAACCTGCACATTACATTAAGAAGATCATGGAGTATGTTTTCCTGCAACATGATCCCCCGGTGAAGCCCTTCAACTTTTGTTCTTTCGTGCAAGCATCTCGTTATATTCATCAATAAGGCCATTCAGCGATGCAACCACCGTAACAAAAGGCTCAGCATCCGTATTAATTATATAATGAGCATTTATAGCATCCCGTAATTTATAATAAGCACTGTTTGCCTGAAGGCGTTTTTCTTTAAAACTAGCCGGATTTTTATTGCTCTGTTCTATGGCACGTTGCAGGTATTTATCTGCAAAACTATTATTGGCATTTTCCAGGTCTGTTTGCCAGGAGCCGAGGTTGAGTGCTGCTATTGCTGCTGAAAGTTCGGGGACATTCTTCCAGTCTTCAATAATATTGCGGATGCTGGCTGTTTCGCTTTGGTAGTTATCGGCAACAACATTGCCAAACAAAGCAAGGTGCGAAACTAAAACAGTGGCATGGTGTTCTATAACAGGGTTTTGGCTATGAGTGTAGCCTCGTGCTATAGCCGAAATACCTCTCAAAGCCTTGCCACGCAGCAGGTCGAAATTTTCGAGTTCAGCCGTAATAGTACTGGCGGTTGGTATTTTGAACAGTGCTTCCAGCTCGCTGCCTGCCAATACCAATGCATTGTATTCCTTTTCTACCTGTAAGGTGGCGGGGTTGTTTTGATGAACGATGTTTATGGTGTCCTGAAAAAATTGAGCGCATTCGGTATTGCGAAGATTATATAGTGGTATACCCTTGATCATATATTATTATGGATTAACTGCTGTTTGAAAATAAAAGATCGTATCCGCTTGTAGCGGATATGTTACTTTAGGTTAAAAGAAGCTTTCCGCCATTAGCGGATGTGTTGCTTTGAGTTGTGGGAAGCTTTCCGCTATAGGCGGATATGTTGCTTTGAGTTGTGGGAAGCTTTCCGCCATTAGCGGATGTGTTGCTTTGGGTTGTGGGAAGCTTTCCGCTATAGGCGGATGTGTTGCTTTGAGTTGTGGGAAGCTTTCCGCTATAGGCGGATGTGTTGCTTTGGGTTGTGGGAAGCTTTCCGCTATAAGCGGATGTGTTGCTTTGAGTTGTGGGAAGCTTTCCGCTATAGGCGGATGTGTTGCTTTGAGTTGTGGGAAGCTTTCCGCTATAGGCGGATGTGTTGCTTTGAGTTGCAGGAAGCTTTCTACCTGATAAAACTTCCTCCTCCGGTAACAGAGCGGTAAAGCACCGGGTGTTTACAGGTAACGAAGGGATTAAAAAAGACATACTGTTAGATTTTAATTGTTTTACAATAAAAATTTGAACAGGATGAGGTTTAATGATTTGTAATGGTACTGTCCCGGTGGGGTTTCTACAATGGGTACTTATAGTTAAAAAACGTTTCTGTGGAATTCCCGCCGGGACGTAACTATGTATTCTTTGGTAATATTAAATTCCATGAGTGTTTAGAACCTTTCCTTTATCTCGAAACTACTATTGATTGATCTTTAAATTTTCTGCCAGCCATTCATCTATCTTTCCTTCTTCATCACTTTTGATCAGCTTTTCCATTTTCTTATCTCTTTTAATTCCTTTGCCGGTTTTGTAAACGGCTATCATATCACGTAAAGCAGCTCTGTGCTTTGCTCTCATATCTTTGGAGTAATTATTTTCAAGAACATATCTTGCTGAGGCAGACATATACAATACCAACATGCCCTCATTCTTTTTCTCAAAATCCATAATGGTTGGATTGATCTCAACATTTACAGTAGGGCTTCCGTTGATCCATGTCAAAAGAAATGCAGCTACCATTTTTCGTTTATCGGTTTGCTCATTCAATGGCGTTTCTTTCAGCCATTTTGCGCCATCTATAACATCTTTTTCAAATTTGGTATAATCCGCTGCCGTTTTAAATTCATAGTGTTGCGGTACTTCAAAATTCTGGCCATAAAGGGTATTGCTCAAAATGCTCATAATAAGCATACATACTAAGGTGCTTTTTTTCATACTGTATTGTTTTAACTGTTAGGTATTTTGGATTGTTTGGTGGTGGTTGTTTTATGTAGTTGGTGAGTTTTTTCGAACAACGAACGTTTGTCCGATCCTGTCGTGAAGTGTTCGTCGTTTTGAATCACTGAACAGGAATATGATATCGGTAATATAAACGATTGAAATAGCCACTGAATAAAAATTCATATCAATGATACTGCTTGAAAGTTTGGAGTATCCATCTAAAGAGCGGGTTGTTGCAAACTCCGGCATCTGAAAGACAAGATATGCTACGATCAATGAATATATTCCGGGCAATATGTGAAAGATATTTCTCATCAGGGAATGGCTAAGTTGTATTTTTTGAAATTCATAATTCAGCACAGAAATTTTCATCGCCATCTTTCCTACTGTTGCGCCATATTTAAATTCTAAGAGCGGTTTGTATACTATACCGATAATGCCAACAATGAACATGAGCGGCAGGCTTTTCCAATAATTATTATTAAACATATTTAGAATAACGATCGGACTTAGCACAAGCATATCAATTACACTGCCCCAAACACGTTGCATAAATGTGGCGTATATATGATCAGGATACTCAAAGTCTTCTAAAAAATTCTGCTCATTTCCATTCATAAAAATTCATTTTGTTGTGTTAGTTATATCAATCGAAGATAAAAGATTACCGCCAACTAATGAAGCGTTGCGAAATAAAGTAGTAGGTAAGTTTTAAAATTGATCCACTACTCAAAATAATGGCTGTGGCGGGAAGCTTGATTTCTCCGTTTTTGTTTGTGAGGATATGAGCCAAACTGAAGTGGCTTAAACGTTAAGCCGTTTATCAAACAAAAAAAATGAGGTAAATTACATTGTGTATTTTTATCCCGGGTATAAAGCGTAAACCAAAATTTTGCTCTGTGACAGTAACCGAAAAAAATAATGATTTATTGATCGGGAATTTGTTTTCTGCGATAAGCAGTTATGGCAAAGCTAAATTTGGTATTCATCTCTTTCTTATCTTCAATTGTATCATCATTGCATCAAATTGCTTTTCGCAATCAAGAGATTTTTTTGTTCGTCATGGCAACAATATTGCATCGGTTACTTGTGGTGAGATGATTTTTGCGCCACTTACCACCGCAGAAAACAGAACAACAAAAGGAGCCGGTGCTGTATGGATAAAAAAACCAATTGACCTCCGGCAGCCTTTTGATATAAGTTTTGTAACGGAATTTAATTCACTGATCGGAACTGACGGAGGCGCTTTTGTTTTAACAGCAGATTCGGCAAGCGTAGGGAACAGTAATGACGGACTTGGTTTTGAGGGTATCAACAAATCTGTTGCAGTAACATTCGATCCTGTGATAAACAGCGAAGACAATGATCCTTCATTTGTACATATTGCCATCCAGGCCAATGGAGATGTGAATCATAGTAGCATTAATAATCTTGCCGGCCCGGTTTCTTTTGAAAGCCTGTATCAAAATATTTCAGGAGTAAGACGCTTTAGTCATATTATAAAGATCAGTTGGGATCCGGTGGCAAGATCACTGACTGCTTACATAGAAGGCGTAAAGTATGTTTCTGCTCAATATGATCTTATTCAAAAAATATTTGATGGTAACCCAAATGTTTATTTTGGATTTACTGCCTCCAATACGCAGTTGCAATATTTTCCACCCCGGGCCGAGATAGAATTTGGTTATATCCGTTTTTCTTTTGGCACCGTTGTTCCAAAATATAGCGCATCTCCCGAACCCGATACTTGTTTTGGTAAGCCCATTACTTTTTCAGACAACTCTACTTATTTTTCAGAAAATATTTATAGTAATACAGATCAATTCAAGTGGTATTGGGATTTTGGTGATGGCACAAAGTTCAATGGAAAAGATCCGCCGCCTCATTATTACCCCGGCCCCGGATCATACAAATTTCAATATACAGTTACCAATCAGATAGGGTGCACTTCCGATACTTTTCATAGACTGATCACACTTGGCTCTCCGCCTGTTGCAGATTTCAGCAATACACCGGCCTGTTCCAATTCGGTAACGAGTTTTTTAGATATGTCTACCTCTATGGTAGGGGCGCCGGTGGTATGGGAATGGGATTTTGATAATAATGGGATGAAGGGAAATAAGATGAATGACAATACTGTTTACAGCCGGTCAGGAACAAGAGCTGTTTCGGTTAAGATCCGTACAGAATATGGTTGTGAAGCAACCATTACTAAAACCATTACTGTTGCCGAAAGGCCTTCTGTAAATTTCAGTTATCAGAAAGATTGCGAAGGAAATGTTCAATTCACTTCATTGGTTCAAAACAATCTGCCAATTGATGCATGGCACTGGGATTTTAATGATCATACCGGTTCTTTTGATAAAGACCCATCGCATTTCTTCTTCAGGAACGGTATTTATCAAACAGCATTATTTGCAGTATCTGATAAGGGTTGTGTATCTGACACCATCACAAAACCGATCCTTATTAATAAGATCTATCCATTTGCAGGAAATGATACGATCATAGCTGTAGGTCAGCCATTTCAATTACATGCGTTGGGTGGGGGCACTTATTCATGGTCTCCTTCAGAAGGATTAAGTAATGTTGCCATAGCAGATCCTGTGGTAAAACTCGATCATGATCAGGCCTATTATCTTACAATAACAAACAGTGCTGGTTGTATCGCATCAGATACCATCCGTATAAAAGTGTATGATAGTGTTGCCGTTTATGTTCCCAATGCATTCACCCCTAATCATGACGGATTGAATGATGTTTTACATGCTATTGCTCCGGGGTATACGGTAAACTATTTTGCGGTATACGACCGTCATGGAAAACTTGTTTTCCAGACGCATGATGCCAATGCTGGCTGGGATGGAAATTTTAATGGCACTCCTCAATACGAAGGTGCTTATGTATGGTTGGTAAAAGCTACTAACTATCGAGGCTATAGTGTAGTGAAAAAAGGGAGTGTAATATTGGTGCGGTAGGTTTGTTGGGGGATGAATGAGGCTGAACGCTTTTTAATTTGTCGGTTTATTTATGTGGAAACCTCGACGGGACAATACCACTTGCAACAATATTTTTGTTTTACACGGCCTTACTCTTACCTTAAGTCTTCATTCATATTCAAGACAAAAGCTAAAACTGTTGATAGCACATAAATTATATAAAGAATGTAAGGAACCTTCTCAAAAATTAAGTTTTTATTGATTAGTGAAATAATAGAAAGTAGTAAGAAAAACAGAAAAGTATACAAAGCGAAATTCCAAAAATGACTTTGAGAGATTATTGTAAAAAGTCTTGTATGAAAGGCATCGTCGATTACATTTAGAATTAGACAGACAAATACTATTAAATATACTATTCCGTTAAATCTTTTTATTTTCTGAATATAATTCACTTAAAATTATTTAGTTTGTCCCGGCGGGGTTTTCACAATTGATACTTCAAATTAAACACATTTCTGTGAAACCATGCCGTTGAATACTTGGCTAATGGTTCCTGTTGGCCGGAGGCCAGACAGGGGCCATCTAATTAAGAAAATGTTTTTACATTCGAAATAGGAACACCGACAACGGCACAAAAACCTGATGTTAGCTGTTGTTTTGTTTACCGTTTGGACTTTTGTTTCCAAAAATAATTTTCTTTTAAGCTGTCTGTTTCTAAAAAGCTATATTGATTAAAGTAAAATTTCCGTACAGCTTTTTTTAAATCTGCAATGTTATGGTAGCTGCCACCCATTTGTACAGCATTCGGTGTCCCTTCTTGTAAATGCCAATAAACACTGTCTTTCTCGTCCGCAGATAGATATGCTGGGTCTAAGTCATTGCCTAAATGATTTGGTTCAAATTGTTCTGCATAAACAACAAAGATTTCTCTGCCTGATTGTGAATATATTATTGTGTCAATAAACGCAGAAACAACTTTGATCCCACCTGTCTCTCTGTTTCTTAATGCGATGAGAGAGTCAATTTGTACTGCAATGCGTAAACTGTCCGCTACAAAAATATTTTGGCTGAAGGGTCTTGGATACTTTGCAGTTAAGTCTGGCGTCCGATTGTAATTAATATGATGAACAAGTCCCTCTGTTGCCATAATTGTCATTGGAAGTCCAAGAAGTAAGAATAGAAAAGTGTCTGCGTATTTTTTGATTTGTCGAATATGAAAAAGAATTATTGTCAAAGAGACAAGAAATAGAATGAGGGAAGTGTAACCAAGCCCGTCAAAAAAATCACCAAGTCCGCTGCCCCCATGACCTGTAAACAATTTGTAAATGGAATACAAAAGTCCAAGTCCTAAAATTGTCACTAAAAATTTTGTAGAGAGTTTCATATTCGAGGGTTAAAATAACAGCTAACGTGCCGGGGCTTAGCGAAGTTGGGGATTTTATAACTGTCCGCCCGGAACCGATGCTGAATTTATAATTAAAAATTTGAAGTTGCGTACAACTGCCCGGTGATGTTGTGTCGGCCCGGAACCAATGATGATAATGATAAAATGTTGAAGCTAAGATTGTCCAGCCCCAATTTTGCTAAACAACATGTTGTATGCCGTTTTTATAGTTCCGATTTTACTAATTCATAAATCTGTTTGATTCGTTTCATACTTTCCTGTGTTAGCCAAATTGCTGAAACATTTATGTCATCAAAATGAAAGTCAACCCATGTCTGAACTGTTACTGTTTGTGATGACGATGGTACTGGCATTTGTGTATTGGGGTCTACAGGAACACCGCCAATGAAAACACCAGGACCAAAACGAACGCCTGAAGGATTCCAATTAACATTTCCGCCTCCTTTTATTTCTACATTAACTCTCTTGGTTTCTTGTCGTGTTTGCGGGACTAAATTGTCATGTTTGTTTTCATTATTTAACTTGTTGAACTGTGTCAACCATTGATTTTCTGCTTTAATATAAGGTTGTTCCTGTTCTAAAA
It contains:
- a CDS encoding RDD family protein → MNGNEQNFLEDFEYPDHIYATFMQRVWGSVIDMLVLSPIVILNMFNNNYWKSLPLMFIVGIIGIVYKPLLEFKYGATVGKMAMKISVLNYEFQKIQLSHSLMRNIFHILPGIYSLIVAYLVFQMPEFATTRSLDGYSKLSSSIIDMNFYSVAISIVYITDIIFLFSDSKRRTLHDRIGQTFVVRKNSPTT
- a CDS encoding DUF6261 family protein yields the protein MIKGIPLYNLRNTECAQFFQDTINIVHQNNPATLQVEKEYNALVLAGSELEALFKIPTASTITAELENFDLLRGKALRGISAIARGYTHSQNPVIEHHATVLVSHLALFGNVVADNYQSETASIRNIIEDWKNVPELSAAIAALNLGSWQTDLENANNSFADKYLQRAIEQSNKNPASFKEKRLQANSAYYKLRDAINAHYIINTDAEPFVTVVASLNGLIDEYNEMLARKNKS
- a CDS encoding PKD domain-containing protein translates to MTVTEKNNDLLIGNLFSAISSYGKAKFGIHLFLIFNCIIIASNCFSQSRDFFVRHGNNIASVTCGEMIFAPLTTAENRTTKGAGAVWIKKPIDLRQPFDISFVTEFNSLIGTDGGAFVLTADSASVGNSNDGLGFEGINKSVAVTFDPVINSEDNDPSFVHIAIQANGDVNHSSINNLAGPVSFESLYQNISGVRRFSHIIKISWDPVARSLTAYIEGVKYVSAQYDLIQKIFDGNPNVYFGFTASNTQLQYFPPRAEIEFGYIRFSFGTVVPKYSASPEPDTCFGKPITFSDNSTYFSENIYSNTDQFKWYWDFGDGTKFNGKDPPPHYYPGPGSYKFQYTVTNQIGCTSDTFHRLITLGSPPVADFSNTPACSNSVTSFLDMSTSMVGAPVVWEWDFDNNGMKGNKMNDNTVYSRSGTRAVSVKIRTEYGCEATITKTITVAERPSVNFSYQKDCEGNVQFTSLVQNNLPIDAWHWDFNDHTGSFDKDPSHFFFRNGIYQTALFAVSDKGCVSDTITKPILINKIYPFAGNDTIIAVGQPFQLHALGGGTYSWSPSEGLSNVAIADPVVKLDHDQAYYLTITNSAGCIASDTIRIKVYDSVAVYVPNAFTPNHDGLNDVLHAIAPGYTVNYFAVYDRHGKLVFQTHDANAGWDGNFNGTPQYEGAYVWLVKATNYRGYSVVKKGSVILVR